Proteins co-encoded in one Zonotrichia albicollis isolate bZonAlb1 chromosome 30, bZonAlb1.hap1, whole genome shotgun sequence genomic window:
- the CDC42SE1 gene encoding CDC42 small effector protein 1 isoform X1: protein MSDFWHKLGCCVVEKPQPKKRRRRIDRSMIGEPMNFVHLTHIGSGDMAAGEGLPMTGAVQEMRSKGGRERQWSNSRVL from the exons ATGAGCGACTTCTGGCACAAGCTGGGCTGCTGCGTCGTGGAGAAGCCCCAGCCC aagaagaggaggagacgGATCGACCGCTCCATGATCGGGGAGCCCATGAACTTCGTGCACCTGACACACATCGGCTCCGGGGACATGGCTGCGGGAGAGGGGCTGCCCATG ACCGGTGCTGTGCAGGAGATGAGGTCCAAGGGCGGCCGGGAGCGACAGTGGAGCAACTCCCGAGTGTTGTAG